A stretch of Corallococcus macrosporus DNA encodes these proteins:
- a CDS encoding exonuclease SbcCD subunit D C-terminal domain-containing protein, with the protein MRLLHTSDWHLGHTLYDVSREAEHAAFLTWLLDTLESQEVDALLVAGDIFDTANPSAEAQAAWYHFIARARRTLPKLDVVVVGGNHDSAARLDAPDPLFHALGVRVVGGLPRHRGGLELERLVVPVHDARGKVGAWVAAVPYLRPSDLPSVPDGEGDRLVEGVRSVYADVLEGARRRRRSGQALVAMGHCYMTGSELSELSERKILGGNQHALPVDLFPEDVAYAALGHLHKAQRVGGREGVRYSGSPLPLSLSEAHYRHQVLVLDVEDGVLTQVRPLSVPRTTDMMRVPARDAAPLSEVLELLAALPACEAGAPESMRPYLEVCVSLPRPEPALRHKVEKALEGRAARLVKLTPFYTGTGGALADVRPGLSLRERTPEDVFLARYARDFKEAPSAGLLESFHALLTQVQEDAS; encoded by the coding sequence ATGCGCCTGCTGCACACGTCGGACTGGCACCTGGGCCACACGCTGTATGACGTCTCACGCGAAGCGGAGCACGCCGCGTTCCTGACGTGGCTGTTGGACACGCTGGAGTCCCAGGAGGTGGATGCGCTCCTGGTGGCCGGGGACATCTTCGACACGGCCAACCCCAGCGCGGAGGCGCAGGCGGCCTGGTACCACTTCATCGCGCGGGCCCGGCGCACGCTGCCGAAGCTGGACGTCGTGGTCGTGGGCGGCAACCACGACTCCGCCGCGCGCCTGGACGCGCCGGATCCGCTGTTCCATGCGCTGGGCGTGCGCGTGGTGGGCGGACTGCCCCGTCACCGGGGCGGACTGGAGCTGGAGCGGCTGGTGGTGCCGGTGCACGACGCGCGTGGCAAGGTGGGCGCGTGGGTGGCGGCGGTGCCGTACCTGCGGCCCTCGGACCTGCCGTCGGTGCCGGACGGGGAGGGGGACCGGCTGGTGGAGGGCGTGCGCTCCGTCTACGCGGACGTGCTGGAGGGCGCGCGGCGGCGGCGCAGGTCCGGGCAGGCGCTGGTGGCCATGGGCCATTGCTACATGACGGGCTCCGAACTGTCGGAGCTGAGCGAGCGGAAGATCCTGGGCGGCAACCAGCACGCGCTGCCGGTGGACCTGTTCCCGGAGGACGTCGCGTACGCGGCGCTGGGACACCTGCACAAGGCTCAGCGCGTGGGCGGCCGCGAGGGCGTGCGCTACAGCGGGTCGCCGCTGCCGCTGTCGCTGTCGGAGGCGCACTACCGGCACCAGGTGCTGGTTCTGGACGTGGAGGACGGGGTGCTCACGCAGGTGCGTCCGCTGTCGGTGCCGCGCACCACGGACATGATGCGGGTGCCGGCCCGGGACGCGGCGCCGCTGTCGGAGGTGCTGGAGCTGCTGGCGGCGCTGCCCGCGTGCGAGGCGGGAGCGCCGGAGTCCATGCGGCCGTACCTGGAGGTCTGCGTGTCGCTGCCCCGGCCGGAGCCGGCGCTGCGCCACAAGGTGGAGAAGGCGCTGGAGGGCCGGGCGGCGCGGCTGGTGAAGCTGACGCCGTTCTATACGGGCACGGGTGGCGCGCTGGCGGACGTGCGGCCCGGGCTGTCGCTGCGGGAGCGCACGCCGGAGGACGTGTTCCTCGCCCGCTATGCGCGGGACTTCAAGGAGGCGCCGTCGGCGGGGCTGCTGGAGTCGTTCCACGCGCTGCTGACGCAGGTGCAGGAGGACGCGTCGTGA
- a CDS encoding lysophospholipid acyltransferase family protein: MRYVVSLWFFALFLVTAPILFTLGAVLFVVAYPLDPDRQWLHVLVCRWCYGLWLHASPGWRVRVEGRELLPKGACVYVVNHQSFADILAVMGLFTPYKFVAKASLFRTPLVGWMMTLLGYVPIVRGSSTSMEQLLGPCRRWLRKGIPVLIFPEGTYSPGELLPFKRGAFQLALEEHVPVVPVLVRGTRELVDGDGPWMSPRATVTVRVMPALPPETFGPDSAALATHVRERFVEALARVG; this comes from the coding sequence ATGCGCTACGTCGTCTCGCTGTGGTTCTTCGCGCTGTTCCTCGTCACCGCGCCCATCCTGTTCACGCTGGGCGCGGTGCTGTTCGTGGTGGCGTACCCGCTGGACCCCGACCGCCAGTGGCTGCACGTGCTGGTGTGCCGGTGGTGCTACGGGCTGTGGCTGCACGCCTCGCCCGGCTGGCGCGTGCGGGTGGAGGGGCGGGAGCTGCTGCCAAAGGGGGCGTGCGTCTACGTCGTCAACCACCAGTCGTTCGCGGACATCCTGGCGGTGATGGGGCTGTTCACGCCGTACAAGTTCGTGGCGAAGGCGTCGCTGTTCCGCACGCCGCTGGTGGGCTGGATGATGACGCTCCTGGGCTACGTGCCCATCGTGCGCGGCAGCTCCACGTCCATGGAGCAGTTGCTGGGCCCGTGCCGCCGGTGGCTCCGCAAGGGCATCCCGGTGCTCATCTTCCCGGAGGGGACGTATTCGCCGGGGGAGCTGCTGCCCTTCAAGCGCGGCGCGTTCCAGCTGGCGCTGGAGGAGCACGTGCCGGTGGTGCCGGTGCTGGTGCGCGGCACGCGGGAGCTGGTGGATGGGGACGGGCCGTGGATGAGCCCTCGCGCCACCGTGACGGTGCGGGTGATGCCGGCGCTGCCGCCGGAGACGTTCGGTCCGGACTCCGCGGCGCTGGCCACGCACGTGCGCGAGCGGTTCGTGGAGGCGCTCGCGCGGGTGGGCTGA
- the zwf gene encoding glucose-6-phosphate dehydrogenase, with protein sequence MDAQGVHIETHPREGEPVFSAGRPDPCTLVLFGATGDLAERKLFPALFELARSGLLPENFAIVAFSRSKLEDAAFREHVKEGLQKFARTQPVDEATWKRFADTIECVSGGYDDPETFKRLGQKLDDIAKRHKTDGNQLYYMATPASTFPQIIKSLADAGLLKREEQAGQKPWRRLIIEKPFGHDLDSAKKLNQELGSVLDERQIFRIDHYLGKETVQNILVFRFANAIFEPLWNRQHIDHVEITAAEAIGVEGRGGFYDETGVIRDMVQNHLLQVLALCAMEPPVSFAAEDIRDEKNKVFRALRPIEGGDVPQHVVVGQYEGYQDEKGVKKGSRTPTYVAMKMNIDSWRWQGVPFYLRAGKNLKKRLTEVSIHFKSVPIGLFSGGGATCQRLQPNVLTLRIQPHEGIALSFESKIPGEDVNIGGVTMDMDYAESFKKPVPEAYERLLLDCMRGNATLFARQDSVEQAWGYITPILKALETEAGGTVHTYAKGSKGPDAADAVPSKNGRRWSTL encoded by the coding sequence ATGGACGCGCAGGGAGTGCACATCGAAACCCATCCCCGCGAGGGCGAACCGGTGTTCAGCGCGGGCCGCCCCGACCCCTGCACCCTGGTGCTCTTCGGTGCGACGGGCGACCTGGCCGAACGCAAACTATTCCCGGCCCTCTTCGAGCTCGCCCGCTCCGGCCTGCTCCCGGAGAACTTCGCCATCGTCGCCTTCAGCCGCTCCAAGCTGGAGGACGCCGCCTTCCGCGAGCACGTGAAGGAGGGGCTCCAGAAGTTCGCCCGCACGCAGCCCGTGGACGAGGCCACCTGGAAGCGCTTCGCGGACACCATCGAGTGCGTCTCCGGCGGCTACGACGACCCGGAGACCTTCAAGCGCCTGGGCCAGAAGCTGGACGACATCGCGAAGCGCCACAAGACGGACGGCAACCAGCTCTATTACATGGCCACGCCGGCCTCCACGTTCCCGCAGATCATCAAGAGCCTGGCGGACGCGGGCCTGCTCAAGCGCGAGGAGCAGGCCGGCCAGAAGCCCTGGCGGCGGCTCATCATCGAGAAGCCCTTCGGCCACGACCTGGACAGCGCGAAGAAGCTCAACCAGGAGCTGGGCTCGGTGCTGGATGAGCGGCAGATCTTCCGCATCGACCACTACCTGGGCAAGGAGACGGTGCAGAACATCCTGGTGTTCCGCTTCGCCAACGCCATCTTCGAGCCGCTGTGGAACCGCCAGCACATCGACCACGTGGAGATCACCGCGGCGGAGGCCATTGGCGTGGAGGGCCGCGGCGGCTTCTACGACGAGACGGGCGTCATCCGGGACATGGTGCAGAACCACCTGCTCCAGGTGCTGGCCCTGTGCGCCATGGAGCCGCCGGTGTCCTTCGCGGCGGAGGACATCCGCGACGAGAAGAACAAGGTCTTCCGCGCGCTGCGCCCCATTGAAGGCGGCGACGTGCCCCAGCACGTGGTGGTGGGCCAGTACGAGGGCTACCAGGACGAGAAGGGCGTGAAGAAGGGCTCGCGCACGCCCACCTACGTGGCCATGAAGATGAACATCGACTCGTGGCGCTGGCAGGGCGTGCCCTTCTACCTGCGCGCGGGCAAGAACCTGAAGAAGCGCCTGACGGAGGTGTCCATCCACTTCAAGTCGGTGCCCATCGGCCTGTTCAGCGGCGGCGGCGCCACCTGCCAGCGGCTGCAGCCCAACGTGCTCACGCTGCGCATCCAGCCGCACGAGGGCATCGCGCTGTCCTTCGAGTCCAAGATTCCCGGCGAGGACGTCAACATCGGCGGCGTCACCATGGACATGGACTACGCGGAGAGCTTCAAGAAGCCCGTGCCGGAGGCCTACGAGCGGCTGCTCCTGGACTGCATGCGCGGCAACGCCACCCTCTTCGCGCGCCAGGACAGCGTGGAGCAGGCCTGGGGCTACATCACGCCCATCCTGAAGGCGCTGGAGACGGAGGCCGGCGGCACCGTGCACACCTACGCCAAGGGCAGCAAGGGCCCCGACGCCGCGGACGCGGTGCCCTCGAAGAACGGCCGGCGGTGGTCCACGCTATGA
- the pgl gene encoding 6-phosphogluconolactonase, with translation MSQPLIVPSERLTREAADWMARELTKALATKARVSLALSGGNTPKPAYRMLADHKLPWERVDVYFVDERFVPPDHKDSNYLLVKESLLTPLKLPDAQVFRMQGERTDRDAAARDYEKVLPAKLDVVLIGVGEDGHTASLMPGHPALQERTRRVLAVEQSAKPPPWRMTLTFPVLQGAGAVLGLVAGEGKRDAMRRVLAGDMSLPAAHVTNTQWMLDPSAHG, from the coding sequence ATGAGCCAGCCCCTCATCGTCCCTTCCGAGCGGCTGACCCGTGAGGCCGCGGACTGGATGGCGCGCGAGCTCACGAAGGCGCTCGCCACGAAGGCCCGCGTGAGCCTGGCGCTGTCGGGTGGCAACACGCCCAAGCCCGCGTACCGGATGCTCGCGGACCACAAGCTCCCCTGGGAGCGCGTGGACGTGTACTTCGTGGACGAGCGCTTCGTGCCTCCCGACCACAAGGACAGCAACTACCTGCTGGTGAAGGAGTCGCTGCTGACGCCGCTGAAGCTGCCGGACGCGCAGGTGTTCCGCATGCAGGGCGAGCGCACGGACCGCGACGCCGCCGCGCGCGACTACGAGAAGGTCCTGCCCGCGAAGCTGGACGTGGTGCTCATCGGCGTGGGCGAGGACGGCCACACCGCGAGCCTCATGCCCGGCCACCCGGCCCTCCAGGAGCGCACGCGGCGGGTGCTGGCGGTGGAGCAGAGCGCCAAGCCGCCGCCGTGGCGGATGACGCTGACGTTCCCCGTGCTCCAGGGCGCGGGGGCGGTGCTGGGGCTGGTGGCGGGCGAGGGCAAGCGGGACGCCATGCGGCGGGTGCTCGCGGGCGATATGTCCCTGCCCGCGGCGCACGTGACGAACACGCAGTGGATGCTGGACCCCTCCGCCCACGGGTGA
- the gndA gene encoding NADP-dependent phosphogluconate dehydrogenase, with the protein MSTQTKPAQFGVAGMGVMGASLALNIADHGFRVAVWDRHPEAIQKVQQENPKQGLMGFPELEQFVAGLERPRRILLMITAGAPVDEMMARLFPLLSPGDVIMDAGNSWYLDTRRREALCKEKGFHFLGIGVSGGEEGARHGPSIMPGGPKDAYALVQPVLEAIAARSEEGLCVTHVGPEGAGHFVKMVHNGIEYADMQLLAETYDVLHRGLGLDTATLADLFSKWNEGIAESFLLETTIKVLRKRDPETGKPLVDMVLDKAGQKGTGKWTVQVALDLGVPVPSIAAALDARNLSSRKDERVAASKKLHGPDISLSSEEKKELAQWAHDALYAARVVTYAQGMRLIQAASDEYKWGVSLAEMARIWRGGCIIRAKLLTPLRESFQQQPTLPNLMVSEAFAPVLNKLAPAWRKLVGAATAAGIPVPVFSSSLAYMDSYRSPELPQNLTQAQRDAFGAHTYQRRDKPDAGFVHSDWLK; encoded by the coding sequence ATGAGCACACAGACGAAGCCGGCGCAGTTCGGCGTGGCGGGCATGGGCGTCATGGGCGCCAGCCTGGCCCTCAACATCGCGGACCACGGCTTCCGCGTCGCCGTATGGGACCGCCACCCGGAGGCCATCCAGAAGGTCCAGCAGGAGAACCCGAAGCAGGGCCTGATGGGTTTCCCGGAGCTGGAGCAGTTCGTCGCCGGCCTGGAGCGCCCGCGCCGCATCCTCCTGATGATCACCGCGGGCGCCCCCGTGGACGAGATGATGGCGCGGCTGTTCCCGCTCCTGTCGCCCGGGGACGTCATCATGGACGCGGGCAACTCCTGGTACCTGGACACGCGCCGCCGCGAGGCGCTGTGCAAGGAGAAGGGCTTCCACTTCCTGGGCATCGGCGTGTCCGGCGGCGAGGAGGGCGCGCGCCACGGTCCGTCCATCATGCCGGGCGGCCCCAAGGACGCGTACGCGCTGGTGCAGCCGGTGCTGGAGGCCATCGCCGCGCGCAGCGAAGAGGGCCTGTGCGTCACCCACGTGGGCCCGGAGGGCGCGGGCCACTTCGTGAAGATGGTGCACAACGGCATCGAGTACGCGGACATGCAGCTGCTCGCGGAGACGTACGACGTGCTCCACCGCGGCCTGGGCCTGGACACCGCGACGCTCGCCGACCTGTTCTCCAAGTGGAACGAGGGCATCGCTGAATCGTTCCTGCTGGAGACCACCATCAAGGTGCTGCGCAAGCGCGACCCGGAGACGGGCAAGCCGCTGGTGGACATGGTGCTGGACAAGGCCGGCCAGAAGGGCACGGGCAAGTGGACGGTGCAGGTGGCGCTGGACCTGGGCGTGCCGGTGCCCTCCATCGCGGCGGCGCTGGACGCGCGCAACCTGTCCTCGCGCAAGGATGAGCGCGTGGCCGCGAGCAAGAAGCTCCACGGCCCCGACATCTCCCTGTCCTCAGAGGAGAAGAAGGAGCTGGCCCAGTGGGCGCACGACGCGCTCTACGCGGCGCGCGTGGTGACGTACGCGCAGGGCATGCGGCTCATCCAGGCGGCGTCGGACGAGTACAAGTGGGGCGTGTCGCTGGCGGAGATGGCGCGCATCTGGCGGGGCGGCTGCATCATCCGCGCGAAGCTGCTCACCCCGCTGCGCGAGTCCTTCCAGCAGCAGCCCACGCTGCCCAACCTCATGGTGTCCGAGGCCTTCGCGCCGGTGCTGAACAAGCTGGCCCCCGCGTGGCGCAAGCTGGTGGGCGCCGCGACGGCGGCGGGCATCCCCGTGCCGGTGTTCAGCAGCAGCCTGGCGTACATGGACAGCTACCGCAGCCCGGAGCTGCCGCAGAACCTCACCCAGGCCCAGCGCGACGCGTTCGGCGCGCACACGTACCAGCGCCGGGACAAGCCCGACGCCGGCTTCGTGCACTCGGACTGGCTGAAGTAG
- a CDS encoding acyl-CoA synthetase produces the protein MPESPSRASADYATTRRDFRWERPAHFNFATDVIDRHAAERPQAPALQWSDESGRSQRFSFQELKERSLHAARFLTGLGLKHGDRVFILMPRVPEWWFLVLGCIRAGIVFMPGTPMLTAKDIRYRLEVSGAKAVLTDGSCLDRFEGVPGQAPGVTTWVSTGDAPSPWTRYTSEALAEGQATAFPPTKADDPLLIYFTSGTTGMPKMVLHTQSSYGQGHLITGRYWLDLTPEDRHLTLSDTGWAKCAWGKLFGPWSVGACNVVHDFRGRFDPVAFLKVLEREKVTTFCAPPTAWRALVLQDLKAVDLSAMRHSLSAGEPLNPEVIQTWKEATGLHIREGYGQTETVVIVGIFPGMEPRVGSMGKPSPGFHVGVIDEHGKEVADGQEGDIAVRVKPERPVGLFAGYLNDDAANAASSRGDWYVTGDRAVRDADGYLWFVGRSDDVIKTSGYRVGPFEVESALIEHPAVAESAVIGVPDDKLGQRIKAYVLLTPGHSPSPQLAQELQDFVKKTTAPYKYPREIEFVTELPKTVSGKIRRAELRATQKK, from the coding sequence ATGCCCGAGTCCCCGTCCCGCGCTTCCGCCGACTACGCGACCACCCGCCGGGACTTCCGGTGGGAGCGGCCGGCGCACTTCAACTTCGCCACGGACGTCATCGACCGGCACGCGGCCGAGCGGCCCCAGGCCCCCGCGCTCCAGTGGTCCGACGAGTCCGGACGCTCGCAGCGCTTCAGCTTCCAGGAGCTGAAGGAGCGCTCGCTGCACGCGGCGCGCTTCCTCACCGGGCTGGGGCTGAAGCACGGCGATCGGGTCTTCATCCTGATGCCGCGCGTGCCGGAGTGGTGGTTCCTGGTGCTGGGCTGCATCCGCGCGGGCATCGTCTTCATGCCCGGCACGCCCATGCTCACCGCGAAGGACATCCGCTACCGGCTGGAGGTGTCCGGCGCGAAGGCGGTCCTCACCGACGGCAGTTGCCTGGACCGCTTCGAGGGCGTGCCAGGCCAGGCCCCCGGCGTGACGACGTGGGTGTCCACCGGCGACGCGCCTTCTCCGTGGACGCGCTACACGTCGGAGGCCCTGGCGGAAGGTCAGGCCACTGCGTTCCCGCCCACGAAGGCGGATGATCCGCTGCTCATCTACTTCACGTCCGGCACCACCGGCATGCCGAAGATGGTGCTGCACACCCAGTCCAGCTACGGCCAGGGGCACCTCATCACCGGCCGCTACTGGCTGGACCTGACGCCGGAGGACCGGCACCTCACGCTCAGCGACACCGGCTGGGCGAAGTGCGCGTGGGGCAAGCTCTTCGGCCCGTGGAGCGTGGGCGCGTGCAACGTCGTCCACGACTTCCGCGGCCGGTTCGACCCGGTGGCCTTTCTGAAGGTGCTGGAGCGGGAGAAGGTCACCACGTTCTGCGCGCCGCCCACCGCGTGGCGCGCGCTGGTGCTCCAGGATTTGAAGGCGGTCGACCTGTCCGCGATGCGCCACTCCCTGAGCGCGGGCGAGCCGCTCAACCCGGAGGTCATCCAGACGTGGAAGGAGGCCACCGGGCTGCACATCCGCGAGGGCTATGGCCAGACGGAGACGGTGGTCATCGTGGGCATCTTCCCCGGGATGGAGCCGCGCGTGGGCTCCATGGGCAAGCCGTCCCCGGGCTTCCACGTGGGCGTCATCGACGAGCACGGCAAGGAGGTCGCCGACGGGCAGGAGGGTGACATCGCCGTGCGCGTGAAGCCGGAGCGGCCGGTGGGCCTGTTCGCGGGCTACCTCAACGACGACGCGGCCAACGCCGCCAGCAGCCGGGGGGACTGGTACGTCACCGGCGACCGCGCGGTGCGCGACGCGGACGGCTACCTGTGGTTCGTGGGGCGCTCCGACGACGTCATCAAGACGTCCGGCTACCGCGTGGGCCCCTTCGAGGTGGAGTCCGCGCTGATTGAACACCCGGCCGTGGCGGAGTCCGCCGTCATCGGCGTGCCGGACGACAAGCTGGGCCAGCGCATCAAGGCGTACGTGCTGCTCACGCCGGGCCACTCGCCGTCACCGCAGCTCGCGCAGGAGCTGCAGGACTTCGTGAAGAAGACCACGGCGCCCTACAAGTACCCGCGCGAGATTGAATTCGTCACGGAGCTGCCCAAGACGGTGAGCGGGAAGATCCGCCGCGCCGAGCTGCGCGCCACCCAGAAGAAGTAG
- a CDS encoding zf-HC2 domain-containing protein translates to MNAHCTRLHLFMDGELSESDAEGFRNHLPRCAACEGGLRDLLQLELLAARALGTGVVEQPAAKPEGNVVALGAWVRRNARVVAPLAMAASLCAIFVPRMMPAAEVPAVVFLDNQTTRELEARLSDPRADKHRPYSPMRGGADGAEAATVTLPLRPLAQMEERQDFRGIVAAYVLHGQWQQAQAVLAREPASPERNIDLSVVALQEGRYQDALKLLERADLKENPRALWNRGLALRALGQKELAADAFEQVAGLKEAGWSDEARDLAKGLREEAAH, encoded by the coding sequence ATGAACGCGCATTGCACCCGGCTGCACCTCTTCATGGACGGCGAGCTGTCCGAGTCCGACGCCGAAGGGTTCCGGAACCACCTGCCACGCTGCGCCGCCTGCGAGGGCGGCCTGCGGGACCTGCTGCAGCTGGAGCTGCTGGCCGCGCGCGCCCTGGGGACGGGCGTGGTGGAGCAGCCGGCCGCGAAGCCGGAGGGCAACGTGGTGGCGCTGGGCGCGTGGGTGCGCCGCAACGCGCGCGTCGTGGCGCCGCTGGCCATGGCCGCCAGCCTCTGCGCCATCTTCGTGCCGCGCATGATGCCCGCCGCGGAAGTGCCGGCGGTCGTCTTCCTGGACAACCAGACCACCCGCGAGCTGGAGGCGCGCCTGTCGGATCCGCGCGCGGACAAGCACCGTCCCTACAGCCCCATGCGCGGTGGCGCGGACGGCGCGGAGGCGGCGACGGTCACGCTGCCCCTGCGTCCGCTGGCGCAGATGGAGGAGCGCCAGGACTTCCGCGGCATCGTCGCGGCCTATGTGCTGCACGGCCAGTGGCAGCAGGCACAGGCGGTGCTGGCCCGCGAGCCCGCGTCCCCGGAGCGGAACATCGACCTGTCGGTGGTGGCGCTGCAGGAAGGCCGCTACCAGGACGCGCTGAAGCTGCTGGAGCGCGCGGACTTGAAAGAGAACCCGCGGGCGCTGTGGAACCGCGGGCTCGCGCTGCGCGCCCTGGGCCAGAAGGAACTCGCCGCGGACGCGTTCGAGCAGGTGGCCGGGCTGAAGGAAGCCGGCTGGAGCGACGAAGCGCGCGACCTGGCGAAGGGCCTGCGCGAAGAAGCCGCCCACTGA
- a CDS encoding RNA polymerase sigma factor → MANLFNRERRHFEAFIQRHRPSLLAVARRLCARGVLDPEDLVQEAFERALPEYGHLKDRTEAACAAWLCTTMTNRFLDHCRRQRTESRGLPHLALVQDLPVTGDGDRENWELVGNDAFQAAIEQLKPHLRDAYKLHAEGRRYQAIAEHFNVPVGTVGSWLTLARRDLRELLLPSVAVARERGVQS, encoded by the coding sequence ATGGCCAACCTCTTCAACCGGGAACGACGCCACTTCGAGGCGTTCATCCAGCGACACCGGCCCAGCTTGCTGGCGGTGGCGCGGCGGTTGTGCGCTCGCGGCGTCCTGGACCCGGAAGACCTGGTCCAGGAGGCCTTCGAGCGGGCGTTGCCGGAGTACGGGCACCTGAAGGACCGGACGGAAGCGGCGTGCGCGGCGTGGCTGTGCACGACGATGACCAACCGGTTCCTGGACCACTGCCGCCGGCAGCGCACGGAGAGCCGGGGGCTGCCGCACCTGGCGCTGGTGCAGGACCTGCCGGTGACGGGGGACGGGGACCGGGAGAACTGGGAGCTGGTGGGCAACGACGCGTTCCAGGCGGCCATCGAGCAGCTCAAGCCGCACCTGCGGGACGCGTACAAGCTTCACGCCGAGGGTCGCCGCTACCAGGCGATCGCTGAACATTTCAACGTTCCCGTGGGGACCGTGGGCAGCTGGCTGACGCTGGCGCGCCGGGACCTGAGGGAACTGCTGCTTCCGAGCGTCGCGGTGGCCCGGGAGCGGGGAGTCCAGTCATGA
- a CDS encoding cupin-like domain-containing protein, with product MNEDKSPLRPEWRQWLAENLALGVGVEEVEQVLVGAGVSLEVARAEIAAAGQHPYFQACRQVARHFGWLESLMETYSALRAQDGGRELEVREGLTPEEFFRRYYFGHRPVVLKGAMKDWPALTKWSVPYFREHFGRVEVEVMTGRDANPEHAAQQDRHRSRMPFADFLAMVESGRQTNDYYMVPRNDNWSREGLSALREDLRAPKGIIDPSLLADQMTLLLGPAGTVTPLHHDNMNILLGQVMGRKHVKLVPSYERHRVYPHRGTFSHVDAGAPDLVAHPLFAEATVLETVLEPGDMVFLPVGWWHWVKALDVSASVTFHHFVVPGGNTHLDAPP from the coding sequence ATGAACGAGGACAAGTCCCCGCTGCGTCCGGAGTGGCGCCAGTGGCTGGCGGAGAACCTGGCCCTGGGGGTGGGTGTGGAGGAGGTGGAGCAGGTGCTGGTGGGAGCGGGCGTGTCCCTGGAGGTCGCGCGAGCGGAGATCGCCGCGGCGGGGCAGCACCCGTACTTCCAGGCGTGCCGGCAGGTGGCCCGGCACTTCGGGTGGCTGGAGTCCCTGATGGAGACCTACAGCGCGCTCCGGGCCCAGGACGGGGGCCGCGAGCTGGAGGTGCGCGAGGGGCTCACCCCGGAGGAGTTCTTCCGCCGCTACTACTTCGGGCACCGGCCGGTGGTGCTCAAAGGGGCGATGAAGGACTGGCCCGCGCTCACGAAGTGGTCCGTGCCGTACTTCCGAGAGCACTTCGGGCGGGTGGAGGTGGAGGTGATGACGGGGCGCGACGCCAACCCGGAGCACGCGGCCCAGCAGGACCGGCACCGCTCGCGGATGCCCTTCGCGGACTTCCTGGCGATGGTGGAGTCCGGCCGCCAGACGAACGACTACTACATGGTTCCGCGCAACGACAATTGGAGCCGCGAGGGGCTGTCCGCGCTGCGGGAGGACCTGCGCGCCCCCAAGGGCATCATCGACCCGTCGCTGCTGGCGGATCAGATGACGCTGCTCCTGGGCCCGGCGGGCACCGTCACCCCGCTGCACCACGACAACATGAACATCCTGCTGGGCCAGGTGATGGGCAGGAAGCACGTGAAGCTGGTGCCGTCCTACGAGCGCCACCGGGTGTACCCGCACCGGGGCACCTTCAGCCACGTGGACGCGGGCGCGCCGGACCTGGTGGCGCACCCGCTGTTCGCGGAGGCCACGGTGCTGGAGACGGTGCTGGAGCCCGGGGACATGGTGTTCCTGCCCGTGGGCTGGTGGCACTGGGTGAAGGCGCTGGACGTGAGCGCCAGCGTCACCTTCCACCACTTCGTCGTCCCTGGTGGCAACACGCACCTGGATGCCCCCCCGTAA